The genomic interval GAGATATCAAAGAAAATCGTGTTATATGTTCAAAGTTTGCGGTGTTAAAGATTTCTAAGCTACAAACTTGATTTACCGAGAATGTGTACTACTAGTCAGTTTGTATTTGATCATTCCATTTTCTTGTGGTGcttaattgaaattttttaaCAGGGAAATGAGTCAAATGACTATGTCCGCCCGGTAACAGTTACTCTGATGTCTGACAATCCATCGTCTGATGATTGGGTCGGAGTCTTCTCCCCTGCAAAGTTCAAGTATGCAGCTTAATTCCTGtctttttttcttaataaaataacattttcaCAGTTTTATTAGACTAAGGTGATTCAAACTTACAACTCTCTATTTAATTGAGGGGGAGTGTGCCTTGAAGCTGGATCTATGCCACTGGAGACCACTCCATATGAGGAGAGCACCAAAGTGCTGCACCTCAAAGCTCAAGGCACTGACTAAAATACAAGCTTTGTTTGTTTGAGTTAAAATAGACCACATTATCATTGTTGGAAAAGTTTATAGGACCAATAATGTAAGATAAATTTCCCTTTCAAACAAATAAAGTGGTTGGTTTTTGGATATAGTATGAAATAAGAAAATACTTTTTAGGAGACAAGATTTATAGCTAAAGATATAAAACCAACAACTGCATTTGGCCATCCTGCTGATTTGAACCTTGAAAAGATGTGATCACAACTTGAGCAGTACTCTCAAAAGGGTACCTTAGTCCACTAATTTACGATCGCTACTTCCTCCACTAGACTATCTGCTACTGCACACAGACGTCGATTCATTTAGGAATGTCCTAGACAAAGGCACAAATCACCTACCCCTTCTTGTCCTAGCTACCAAAAGCATGTTTCCATACAGGATTCTCTGCACTTGACTGTTGCTATCTTTGTCAAACCCTTGGTATAACATTCCTTGGTCCAGAACTTCAATCCATTGATGTGTCAAATTTATTTTGAGACTGACATCACCCGAGGTACTCATCCTCTTTGTTTACAGGCTGCAGCCAAGTAGCTGCTTTGCGAGTTGAGACGAGTGACAGACTGACAGTCACATATCGGAACTTACTCGAACTTATATTTCCTGAAATGAATTTGATAGACATTATTATTAAGGAAAAAAGAAATGGTTTTTAACAAATCTTAACTAGCAGAGTAGTCGGATTCTGAGTTTCATGCCATACTTCTCTAAACATTCAAAGGAGTTTATATTCTTTCCTTTCATAGTTGAAGTAGGATGTATATATTCTTACACTTATTTTGTTTTCTCAGTGCATCTACAGACTGTAAAGAAGTTGGTAATTGGAGAGTTGAGGACCCAGTTATATGCACTGCTCCTATAAAGGTAATAATAAACTTAAGTTTAAGATTGAACTTCAAACAGTAGCACTAGTGGGTAATAATATTGTTTGAGTTTTGATGACATTCAGTACAAATATGCAAACTACTCGAATTCAAATTATCTCAAAAATGGAAAAGCTGAATTGAAGTTCGAGTTGATTAATCAAAGAGCAGATTTTTCCTTTGCATTGTTTACTGGAGGCTTGTCTAATGTGAGTTTATCAATGAACCAGAAGAAGATTCACTCTTTCATTATTTCTAATCAATTATACTATAAATGCTACTTatgtttcctttgtttggtgAATGTAGCCAAAGCTGGTGGCAGTTTCAAACCCTATATCTGTTTTTCCAAACCCAAAAGCACCCCTTTATCCTCGACTTGCTATGGGAGAAACTTGGGATGTGGTAAGTTTCTGCCTTGTATCTATGTTTCTCATGTGCTTAAAAATGTGTCTATGGGAGAAAAATCTAGCAGTTAGAATGCTGAAAACGGATATTCAGTATTCTGATATCGTGTTGCTGCACTTTGTGATTGTACAGATGACAGTGACATGGACAAGTGGTTACAACATAGGTGAATCTGTTCCTTTTGTTGAGTGGGGGGCTGTGGATGGAGCTACCATTCAATCACCTGCAGCAACTTTTACATATACTCGTAACCAAATGTGTGGTATGCTTTGTTGATCTTCCTCTTCTAATATCATTTCTGCAGATTGTATATGTGGTAGTTTGTTTCACTCAAAAAGATTTCATGGTCTTATCATGTAAAGATACCTAGCTAATTCAGAATCTTCATCATTGACTTACTAAACTAATGGAGTTGTTTTGTTATTGTGAAGCTTCACCTGCACGAACAGTTGGTTGGAGGGATCCTGGATTTATACACACTAGCTATATGAAAGAACTATGGCCAAACACAATGTATGATTCAAAAATAATTCGCAGTACTAGTCATAATCAAAGTTTAGGCTTATTAATGAATTGTCATCATTTGTTATTGTCCAGGTACTCTTATAGGTTGGGTCATAAGTTACCAAATGGTTCATATGTCTGGAGCAAGAAATACAAGTTTAAATCACCCCCAGTTCCGGGAGAAAGTTCACTACAACGTGTTGTAATATTTGGGGACATGGGGAAGGTATGACACTTCCTGATACTAAAAGTTTTTAATACTCGAGGtcttttttgacaaatttgcctgaAAAATATCAAGGTTTAATTCATACTAGGACATATAGGCATAGCAGCAagatgacattttttttttgtaataattGTAATTAAAGGGAGAACGAGATGGATCAAATGAGTATGCTGATTATCAACCAGGAGCACTGAATACTACTGACCAACTCGTTAAAGATATTGACAACATTGATGCAGTTTTCCTTATAGGAGATTTACCATATGCTAATGGATATATCTCACAATGGGACCAATTTACTGCACAAGTTGAGCCCATTGCATCAGTTAAACCATTCATGGTTGCAAGGTTTGTGTTCcataaattttaaaacttttgatACGAGGTTGATCATATATACTGCATATTaagttttttttgaagattctattgtttgatattGCCTTAATGATGATATATTGATACTGTCCAGTGGAAATCATGAGCGTGATGTACCAGATTCAGGATCTTTCTATATAAGTAATGACTCTGGTGGCGAATGTGGTGTCCCTGCTGAAACAACATTCTATGTTCCTGCCAAAAACCGAGCTAAGTTTTGGTATGCAAATTATTAGATTTGGCATTTAACAAATCATCAATGTTGAATTTCAGTATTTCTAAGTATGTCATGAAATTAAGCgcaggtactcaacagactatGGAATGTTCCATTTCTGCATAGCAGATACAGAGCATGATTGGAGGGCAGGTAGTGAACAATACAAATTCCTTGAAGAATGCCTTGCATCTGCTAATAGACATAAACAGCCTTGGTTAATCTTTGCTGGTCATCGGCCCCTTGGTTATTCCTCGAATAAATGGTTTGGTATGGAAGGATCATTTGATGAGCCAATGGGGAGAGATGACCTACAAAAGTTATGGCAGAAGTACAAAGTTGATCTTGCATTTTGGGGCCATGTTCATAATTATGAGAGAACATGCCCTGTTTACCAGGTAACTTTCTTTGCACCTTATTTCCgcttatttcaggaaaataagttcagataaatccagataagataagttcagaaaaaataagggtagaaacaagtacaatttataactaaaataagttttgataagttctaataagttcatataagataaggttcaaaaaaaaaaaagtgaaaatcaggtgaatagaacgcacccttaATGATATTTTGTTGGGTGCAGAACCAATGTGTGAAAGAGGGGAGCTCTCACTACTCAGGTGTGGTGAATGGTACCATTCATGTTGTTGCTGGTGGCGGCGGATCCCACTTAAATGAGTTCAGTCCCATAAAAACTGCTTGGAGTATATACAGAGACCAGGATTTTGGATATGTTAAGCTAACAGCATACAATCATTCAAGTCTGGAGTTTGAATATGTAAAAAGCAGTGATGGTAAAGTTTACGATTCGTTCACAATCTCTAGGGATTACAAAGATGTCTTGGCCTGTGTTCATGATAGTTGTGAACCCTACACTTTAGCCACTTAAGATTAAAGATGAAGCAATCCTAGCCTATGAAAGGAAGAAGATACTTCTTCCTTATTTGCTACTCCTTGTGGAATGATTTGGTTAACAGAGATTTGTGGACGCGTAACAAATAATTACTTGTGGATATTGATGTAACACGAACTGTTTTCTAGTTCGTCAGTCTATGAATAAATGTCACATGTTTCTCTTCCATCACACCTCTAATGTATTGTATCGACAAATAGGTGCAAAGTAACTTCCATTACGTTCCGATGTTTGGTTTGACAAATTATATGGAATTTGatgggaaaggaagggaaaTGAGAAGAAAGCTGTcaaatttctgtttcttttccttccaaaGCGGGAAGAATTtgggaggaaagagaaaattaaacgTTGTCAATTATAtttcctttctcttcccttcATTTCCTTCAACAAGTTAGGCTTTATAGataataaaataagttaaacaacagtaataaaataagttcaacaAAAATACACCAAGTTCAACAGTACTGTAGTGATCTAAATGTGACCTCGTTGTAGGTCAAAGATGACTAGATGTTACATATGATCTCTATTACATGTCTGAATTGTGGCAAAGTTGTTGCTCATATGACATATTTATAGAGAAGTAAATTGGTCACATATTAAATATCGCAGTTGatgtaaatattttttaaaaaaaaaatacattaagCCTAGGGTTTTCTAGACTGTTTGAGAGAAGATTACCCTAACCTTCCTCGACGTACCTTAAACAATTTTCTCAATCCAACCAACAAATGCTTATATATTACTATTATCTAATATCTGCTCATGATTACTATCATCTAATCTAACCCAAAAAAAAGGAACTTTTTCAAGAACAGATTAGCAAATACAGCAGTTAACATACTACTAGTAGTAAAGATAAAATACTAATACTATACAAGTCAAGTCCAGAAATGACACTTAGAAAAACTCTGTTCATTTCTTGCTCTTCTTCTCTCTCGATCCATTGCGAAACAACGAACCAAATCCCAGAAGATCTGATGTACCTTTTGTTATGTAAGGAGGTGGAACATTCAAAGCAGCACTGTTTCTAACACCACCACCTGAACCACTCTTTCTCAATGGAGGCTTCTGACAAGAAGACGGCGAAGAAGAAGAATTTCTTGAATTCTGATTAGTATTATTCATTACTACCTTACCATGATTCGAGCCAGTATTCTTCTGATTTAGCTTAACAAACTCATTTGATGAAAAACCAGTTGATTTACTCCTCCAAAGAAGTGGCAATGACCAAACTGATGAAGAAGTCCTCTTGTTACTGAAATTCTCACAGTTGAGACTGCTACTTCTTTTGAACCTCCAAAAAGACTTTGATTGTGTCTTGTCTTGCCGGACTAATGTTGCTGTTGTTGAAGAAGTAATCTCTTCATCTTTCTCTCTCACGCAATGATTAATGGAATTGAGCTTTTCCTTCATTTGAGTTGGGATGATCACACCATTGAAAAACAGCTCATCTGCAGGACAACTTTCAGTATCAGGAAAACCTGCAGAAGTCACACAGAAGTTGAAATCACAATCATAGTTTTGGTCAATTGATGATAAGAGTGACATATCTTGTCTATCATCAACTTCttgttggttttggttttggttcaTATTTCTCTCTGAAAGGTCACGAGAGAATGATAACCGGGGGCTCGAGCAAGCGCTGCTCGAGTCCCCGGCTGTTAACAGGTTCACTGCCATCATTGTTTAAGCTTACTTTTGAGAGAGGTCAAATTTGATGGCCGGGCTGTTGTTAAAAGGGTGAAGATTGTTTTAACATTAAGTCAAAGAAACAAGTGTGTTaaagttggttttttttttttgaaatagttGGAAAGATTGAAGAACAAGTgatgaataataataattcttGATGACGCTTTTTTGGTAAAGTATACAAGGAAAACAAAATGTATGAGGAAGGTTCAACTGCTCCATCAAACTACAAAACATTTTTGGTGAAGTTATTttggttgaggagagagagaaataatgACGAGTAGGTGGTACTAAATCTATCTTACACTCAGGTGCACCTAGAATAAAAAGCACACTCGTTTATCCCAAttgtttcttttctttcattttaccttgttttattttatcaaacaaagaaaaaacacgtATCTAAAGCTAGGTGCACCTAAGTGTTAAATGAAATTTCTCGTGGGTGGATAATCATTATTTGAGAATCGAGAAAACTTCAAATGTGTTTCTCTTCTTAGAGAGGCAAAGGTAGAAAAGATACAAGTAACCTCCCAAGTCCCAACTAACTTCTAGTTTTGTTTAGGTGGTAaatctatttttattaatttatttgatGTTATTGATAATAAGAGATAcggaatatttatttttattagccccactaattaattaatgagaAAAATATACGAGCTTTTGGTGAAAATTGAAGAAAACGGATGAAAAAGGACTATTGAATATACTTGTCAGCATATTCAACATATCCAATAACAAATGTTTGACTTTTGTATTAAAATTCGTTGTTGCAATAAATTACAATACTTTCCATTATATGTTTTTTCTGTactcataattaaaataattatgtaCCTAATTGCCGCGAAACATGCAGAACGTCGACCACCGATTTATAGGTTTAACCGTTTAAGGCATAACATGACGATTGTATATCTAGATACACTTGGAATTAGGTATAAACTgtattgttgatgatgattttttgCTCCAAAAAAGGACTATATATAAGTAGATGGCAGCCTCGATCCAAACATTTTGAGGGCCCTAAGCGAAATAAGAGATCATGACTCTTTCCAAAATGATACGTCTTTAACTgtatcataattttttttgttaaacccgttatattgttgaattcaaatcaataaatctattactatatactaaaagagacatcgggaatgacacgtgtcaattcgtggtacgattttttcccgccaaaaaccctttcctaaaaaaaatatacctactttattctattgttattttctctttttttgtataaatgtttataaatagaaaaaattataagattATTAAATACTCCTATGACATTATTAgacaattttggtaatatttagtcagatcgtcatatcaataatagaaaacattcttactcaatattttgttcatattaagcatatcaaatgtttaatttggtcaaatcatcatattaaacatataaaatatataatacgtaataGAGCGGAAATTGTGAATtgtatgataaaatgagtacgttcgagatttattaattacggaatagatttaagggataaatattcCAGTTAAAAAAGATgatcaattataattttcaaataaccaTGCgagcacgggacctaatctagtttttATTATATCTCCTTTGCACGATTCTAGAATTTCAAAATCCTGCTCTAGTctcttgaaatatttcaataaaataaatacttaattacaagataattaatacggagtatgcaTAAGAGATATTTTtatatagaaaaaaaataaaggtgcattttgagcatataaagTATCGGTTAATTTTGTCTTCATTAAAATTTGATATCTATTTTAAACTTATAGACCCACAATCCAACAAATAAGCATTTTTTTCGCCCACATGTAGTTAAGGGTTTAAATAAAGGGTTTAAATAATTGAGACACTAtggccctgttcggcaaaattagcggtggccggtagcggttagcggttgagtagcgggtagcggttagagtagcgagtagcg from Spinacia oleracea cultivar Varoflay unplaced genomic scaffold, BTI_SOV_V1 SOVchr0_093, whole genome shotgun sequence carries:
- the LOC110804515 gene encoding nucleotide pyrophosphatase/phosphodiesterase-like; the protein is MTKITQNMRNKYQVLLFLFLQTILILNWSTNTLGHRHKNGNGHGHGDGVQPLSQINILSTKFAIHNKASVRVSTILLPTEENEDSTILGTSRSMIQDIQGNESNDYVRPVTVTLMSDNPSSDDWVGVFSPAKFNASTDCKEVGNWRVEDPVICTAPIKYKYANYSNSNYLKNGKAELKFELINQRADFSFALFTGGLSNPKLVAVSNPISVFPNPKAPLYPRLAMGETWDVMTVTWTSGYNIGESVPFVEWGAVDGATIQSPAATFTYTRNQMCASPARTVGWRDPGFIHTSYMKELWPNTMYSYRLGHKLPNGSYVWSKKYKFKSPPVPGESSLQRVVIFGDMGKGERDGSNEYADYQPGALNTTDQLVKDIDNIDAVFLIGDLPYANGYISQWDQFTAQVEPIASVKPFMVASGNHERDVPDSGSFYISNDSGGECGVPAETTFYVPAKNRAKFWYSTDYGMFHFCIADTEHDWRAGSEQYKFLEECLASANRHKQPWLIFAGHRPLGYSSNKWFGMEGSFDEPMGRDDLQKLWQKYKVDLAFWGHVHNYERTCPVYQNQCVKEGSSHYSGVVNGTIHVVAGGGGSHLNEFSPIKTAWSIYRDQDFGYVKLTAYNHSSLEFEYVKSSDGKVYDSFTISRDYKDVLACVHDSCEPYTLAT
- the LOC130465193 gene encoding uncharacterized protein encodes the protein MMAVNLLTAGDSSSACSSPRLSFSRDLSERNMNQNQNQQEVDDRQDMSLLSSIDQNYDCDFNFCVTSAGFPDTESCPADELFFNGVIIPTQMKEKLNSINHCVREKDEEITSSTTATLVRQDKTQSKSFWRFKRSSSLNCENFSNKRTSSSVWSLPLLWRSKSTGFSSNEFVKLNQKNTGSNHGKVVMNNTNQNSRNSSSSPSSCQKPPLRKSGSGGGVRNSAALNVPPPYITKGTSDLLGFGSLFRNGSREKKSKK